TGACGGACTCCTACTCCCGCACCTTCGACGACGGTACGACGCTGGAGATCCCGCTCGGCGCGATGTGCCGCAAGGGCCTGGCGCCGTACTTCGACGCCGACGACGTCTTCCTGATCACCAAGCAGGGGCTGGACTTCTTCCACGAGCACTTCGACTACCCGTACCCGTTCGGGAAGTACGACCAGGCGTTCGTGCCGGAGTACAACCTCGGCGCGATGGAGAACCCGGGGCTCGTCACCTTCCGCGAGGAGTACATCTTCCGGGGGAAGGTGACGCAGGCCTCGTACTCGGGGCGGGCGAACACGATCCTGCACGAGATGGCGCACATGTGGTTCGGCGACCTCGTCACCATGGAGTGGTGGGACGACCTGTGGCTGAAGGAGTCCTTCGCCGACTTCATGGGCGTGTTCGCCAACGTCGGCGCGACCCGCTTCACCGACGCCTGGATCAGCTTCGCCAACCGCCGCAAGGCGTGGGCCTACCGCGCGGACCAGCTCCCCTCCACGCACCCGATCACCGCCGACATCCGCGACCTCCAGGACGCGAAGCTCAACTTCGACGGCATCACGTACGCCAAGGGGGCTTCCGTACTGAAGCAGTTGGTGGCGTACGTCGGCCAGGACGCGTTCCTGGAGGGCGCGCGCCGCTACTTCAAGCGGAGTGCCTACGGCAACACGCGCCTCGGCGATCTGCTGTCGGTGCTGGAGGAGACGAGCGGGCGGGACATGGCGTCCTGGTCGCGGTCGTGGCTGCAGACGGCCGGGGTCAACTCCCTCACCCCGCAAGTGGTGTTGGACGTGGAGGGCGGCCGTATCGCCGAGCTGACGGTGCTTCAGGAGGCGGCGGAGTCGCACCCCGAACTGCGCCCGCACCGGGTGGTGATCGGCCTCTACCGGATGGAGGACGGCCGTCTCGTGCGGTACGAGCGGGCCGAGGTGGACGTCGACGGCCCGCGGACGGTCGTGGTGGAGCTGGCCGGTGCGGACGCGCCGGAGCTGGTGCTCGTCAACGACGAGGACCTCACGTACGCCAAGACCCGTTTCGACGCTGTGTCGTTGGCGACCCTGCGCGACCATCTCGGGGCGCTCACCGACCCGATGGCGCGGGCGCTGTGCTGGTCGGCGCTGTGGAACATGACGCGGGACGCGCTGCTGCTCGCGCCCGACTTCATCGACCTGGTGATGCGGTTCGGGCGCCGGGAGACCGACATCGGTGTCCTGCAGATGCTGCACGCGTGGGCGAACTCGGCGCTGGTCAACTACTCGCCGCCGTGGTGGCGCGAGACCGGCGCGAAGCTCCTGGCGCACATCGCGCTGCGGGATCTGCGGGACGCGGAGCCGGGCAGTGAGCAGCAGCTGGCGTGGGCGCGTTTCTACGCGTCGGCGGCGTCGGCGCCGGAGGAACTCGCCCTGCTGCACGCCCTGTTGGATGGTACGGAGAAGGTGGAGGGGCTGGTGGTCGACCAGGAGCTGCGCTGGGCGTTCCTGGAGCCGCTGACCGCGCACGGCGCCGCCGACGAGGCCCTCGTGGCCGCCGAACTGGCCCGGGACGACACCGCGTCCGGCAAGCGCCACCAGGTCCGCTGTCTCGCCGCCCGCCCCTCGGCGGCCGTCAAGGCACAGGCGTGGGCGCAGGTCGTGGAGTCGGACGCGCTGTCCAACGCGCTCGTCGAGGCGACCATCGCGGGGTTCGCGCAGCCGTCGCAGCGGGAGTTGCTCGCGCCGTACACGGAGAAGTACTTCGCGGCGATCGAGCGGGTGTGGTCGGAGCGGTCGATCCAGATCGGCGTGGATGTGGTGCGGGGGCTGTTCCCTGCGTTCCCGGCCGCCGAGGACGCGCAGGCGACGCTGGACGCGACGGACGCGTGGCTGACGTCCCACGAGGGGGCGGCACCGGCGCTGCGGAGGCTGGTGCTGGAGTCGCGGGACGACCTGGCGCGGGCGCTGCGGGCGCAGGCGGCGGACGACGAGGGGCGGGGTTCCGGCAGCTACCAGGGCTGACCCTTGGCCTCCGGTCGACCTCTCCGTCACCGTTACTGAATACAGGTAATCCACCCCGTAACCCCTGGTCCACCCCATCCGGACCAGGGGTTTTCGGCGCCTACTCGGCATCCGAACGCCTGTCCTTTAGTGCCGCCTTGTCCGGATTTATCGACGGGCATGTAACAGCGGTTAGGGACCGGATCCGGCGCGGGAAACCCCGTTGCATGAACCACAACACCCCGCTCTCCCCCCGCCCCCTCAGCCACCTCACCGAGGTGCACCGCCGCGTGCTGACGACGGCTCAGCTCCGGGCGCACGGCGTCCCGGCCGCCGAGGTGAACGAGCAGTGCCGTCCCGACGGGCCGTGGCAGCAACTCCTCCCCGGCGTCGTCCTGTTGCACTCCGGCCCGCCCACCGGCGAGGAGCGGCTGCACGCGGTGCTGATGTACGCGGCGCGGGAGCGGACGGCGGGGGTCCCGGTCCAGCCGGGCGCGGAGGGGCCGCACCGCCCGACGTACACGGAGACGATGGTCACGGGCCTGGCGGCGCTGACCCTGCACGGCTTCACGTCGGCGCCGGAGCTGGCCTCCCTGAAGCAGATCGACGTCCTGGTCCCGCGGATGCGCCGACTGCGCTCGACGGGCAGCGCGCGGATCGTCCGCACCGCTGCACTCCCAACCGCCCAGCAGGTGAAGGGCGTTCCGGTCGCCCCGGTGCCGCGGGCCCTCGCGGACGCGGTGGCCGAACTGTCGGACGCGAACGCGGTACGCGGGCTGCTCACCGAGGCGGTACGCGGCGGCCACTGCGAACCGGCCGCGGTGGTACGGGAGTTGAACAACGCCAAGCTGCTGAGCCGCCCGCACGTGGTGGACGCGGTGGACTCCCTGCTGGCCGAGGGCCGCGCGATCGCGGAGGACCGCCTCTACCGGATGGTGAGCGAGCACGGCCTCCCGGACCCGGTCTGGAACGTCGACCTGCGCCTGCCCGGCGGCCCGCACCTGGGCGGCCTGGACGCGTACTGGCCCGAGCAGGCGGTGGCCGTAGAACTGGACACCCGTGCACCGCGTCAAGGCCATCGGCAGGACAACGACGCCCTGTGGTCGGAGTACGCCCGCAAGCGCGAGCACCTGGAGCGGCTGGGCATCACGGTCGTCCACATCACCCCGAAGAAGCTCCGGGACGCGATGGAGCAACAGGCGGCGGTGGTCCGTACGGCGCTGATGGCGGCGGCGGACCGCGATCCGGCCGCGTATGTCGTGGTGCTGCCCCGGTAGTGACGGACCGGGGCGGGATCAGGAGGGGAGAGGAGGGGCCACCGGGGGTCGGTGGCCCCTCCTCATGTCTGCCGTCGCGTGTTTTACAGGGGTGTGTTCTACAGGGGTTCCGGCAGGGGCGGCGGGGTCGCGGTGCTGGTCGTGTGCCCCGCGTGCAGGCCGTCCATGAGGGCGGCGTAGGAGGCGATCATGCGCGTACGGCTGAAGCGTTCGCGGCTGCGGGCGTGGGCCTGGGCGAACTCCGCGCGGCCGATGACCGCCTCGGTCCAGGCCGACGCGATGGCGTCCGGGTCGGGGGGTGTGACGATGCCGTGCCCGGCGACGATGGACGCGCTGTCGCCGACGTCGGTGGAGACGGGTACGGCCCCGCACATCATGCCCTCGATGAGACAGAGGGGCGCGGCCTCGCCGAACGACGACGTCAGCGCGACGACGTCCGACCCGGCGTAGACGGTCTCCATGTCCCGCCGCACACCGAGGAGATGAAGCCGCTGGGCGAGTCGCTCCCGGTCCGCCCCGAAGGCGGTGTCGATGTCGGCGGAGAGGGCGGGCTGGTCGTCCGTCATGCCCGTGCCGCACATGAGGACGTGGCCGGCGGGTTCGCGCCGTAGCCACTCGTGGGCGGCGCGGAGGAAGAGCGGGATGTTCTTCATGGTGGCGTAGCGGGCGGCGAAGACGACGACCGGGGCGGCATCCGGAATCCCGAGGGAGGCGCGGAGGGCGAGCCGCCGGGCGGGGTCGGGCCGGAAGCGGAACAGATCGACGCCGTTGGGGATGACGTGGAGGACCTCGGGCGGGATGCCGGCGGCCTGGTAGGCGTCGCGGGTGGACTCCGCGCAGCAGACGGCGGCGACGACCTTGCCGTCGGCGATGGCGGTCTTCAGTTCGTCGAGGGCGGCGCCCTGGTGTTCGGGGTCCGAACGGTGCAGGCACACGACGACGGGGCGGCGGGGCAGGCCCGCCTGGTTGAGCAGGGAGAGCGGCTGCTCCTTGAGGGACAGGACGACGTCGGCGTCCGCGAGGGCGCGGGCCGCGTCGGCGAGCTCGGGTCCGGTGAATCCGCCGGTGACGGTCCCGTCCGGGTCCCGGTCGCCGCCGAAGGTGCGGCCGAGGGTCGAGACGCCGACGCCGGCCCCGGTCAGCTGCTGATAGCAGGCGTCGTTCTCCATGGCCTGCCGGGTTGCTTCTCGGTGTACTTCTCCGTGGATGCTGAGCACCGTATGGTGCTGGCCGCCCTCCACCAGTCCCAGAACGACGTCGCTGTGGACGATTCGGGCTCCTCCGGAGAAGAAGCCTTCGTAGACCGACAGCACGTGCAGCTCGTGTCTAGCGCGCACACGACCACCCGCCTTGCATATGAATCGAGCCATCCCCGTGAACAGCGGGTTAGCCGTTATGAGGCGGCACGGACATTTCGTCCGAATGAACTCGGCGTCTCGTGTCTGGGTCCGATTGGTTATCCCGGGGTCAATTGGTACGGAGGCCTACGGCGAGCTGGACGCGAACCGTCTTTCCGATGTCTCCGCGCAGAAACCAATCAAGGGATTCGGCGAGCGCGGAGACGACGAGGAGTCCGCGGCCGTTCTCTGCTCCGGGAGCTTGCCTGACCACGGGGAACGCCGGGGTCGGGTCCGACACGTCGATCGTCAGCGCGGCGTCTTCTTCGTCTACGGCAACCCGCAGCCAGACCTCGTGTCCGGGGACCTTGCCGTGCCGGACCGCGTTCGCGACGAGCTCGGAGGTGACGAGGACGGCGTCGTCGATGTCGCCGGGCCAGTTCCAGAGGGTGAGGCGGCGGCGGGTGTGGGTGCGGGCGAGGGGGACGCTGCGGGGGGTCATGGGGTAGCTCATGGACCAGTCGGGGGTGAGGAGGGGGGTGGGCATGGGAGTCCTTTCGGGTGGGATGCCCAACCACGGTGACGGGGTTGCCGATTGACCTGCAATCGAAACCCGCTCGAATATTCAACGGGGACGAAAGTGGACTATGCAGAGTTCTGCACAACCGGCTGCACGCGCCGCACACGGAATGCAAGACTCGCCACACAGCACCAGGCAACACGCACACAGGCACAAGGGCGGTGCACATGGCGGCCAAACGCGGGCGCACGGGTCAACGACTCGAACTCGGGTTACAACTGCGCCAGTTGCGCGAGAACTGCGGACTAGGCGACCGGGGTGGCGGGCTCACCCGCAAGCAGGCCATCCAAGGAACGCGCATCTCCGAGGCCGCTCTGCAGCGGATCGAGACCGGCTCCCTCAACTTTCGGAACGTGGGAGATCTCCGCAAACTGCTGACTCGGTACGGCGTGAGCGACGAAGCCGTCGTCGAGTCCCTCATCAACCTCAACCGGGAGTCGGCGACCCAGGACTGGCTGACCCAGTTCCGGGGCATCATGCCCGCCGGAATGCCGGGCTTCGTCGGGCTCGAACCGGAAGCGCGGAGCATGCGGGTGTACCACCCGACGCTGGTGTACGGCCTGCTCCAGACGAAGCGTTACGCGCAGGCGCTGCTCGAACTGCACAAGCCGGTCGAGGAATCCACCTCGGAGTTCATCCGCAGCAGCGTGGAGTTGCGGATGAAGCGTCAGGAGGTGCTCACCCGGGAGGATCCGGTCAGACTGCGCGTCATCCTCGGCGAGGCCGCCCTTCGGTATCCAGTGGGAGGAGCCGAGGTGATGCACGAGCAGTTCGAGAGACTGGTGACGCTGAACTCCTGGGATCACATCACCATCCAGGTGTTGCCGTTCCGGACCGGCTACCGCTCCACCCACGACTTCGCGATCCTGGAGTTCGGCGATCAACTACCGTCGAGAGTCCAGATCGACAACGCCTGGGGAGCCCTCTCCACCTCCGACAAACCCCGCGAAGTGGACCGTTTTGTACGGCGGTTCGACTCCATGGTGGCGTCGGCGTTGTCGCCCGAGGACACCCCCGACTTCATCCACCGCCTGACACGAGAGCTGTAGATCCATGCCCACTGTCCCCACCGCCACCGCCCTCGCCCCCGAAACAGCCTGGCGCAAGTCCACCTACAGCGACGGCACCGGAAACAACTGCGTCGAACTCGCCCCGGAACAGGCCTGGTTCAAGTCCTCCTACAGCGACGCGGGCCAGAACTGCATCGAAGCCGCCCACCTCACCCCCACCGGCATAGCCGTCCGCGACTCCAAGAACCCCACCGGCCCCGCCCTGCTCCTCCCCGCGACGGCATGGGCACCCTTCCTCACCCACCTCCGTGCGCCGGGGCCCCGCGACTGACAAGCCCCCGCCCGTCGAGCGAACTCGGCCTGAAACAGGTCGAGTTGGCCGTGTGAAGTCTCCCCGAGACGAGAGGTGCAGGCCCATGTCGACGTACCCCACCGCTTCCGAACTCGCCCCGGAACAAGCCTGGTTCAAGTCCTCGTACAGCGACCCGGGCCAGAACTGCATCGAAGCCGCCCACCTCACCCCCACCGCCATAGCCATAGCCATCCGCGACTCCAAGAACCCCACCGGACCGGCGCTGCTCCTCCCCGCGACCGCCTGGGCCCCCTTCCTCTCCCACCTGCGCGAGACAGAATCGCACCGCTGATGGAATCCGACGCCAGCCCGCCGCGACCGTGAGGCACGTTTGCGCCATGCGGTAGCCGGGGTTGTCGATTCCGCTTTTCCCGGCGGACGCATGGGGCACTGCCGTGACCGCTGATTCCGCTTGCGCGTGGGCCTGGATCGGTTTCTCGCCGTGTGCGGTCTTGTGCTCTTGTGTCGCCTGCTGTCCGTGTGTCTAAAGTGACGCCTGCTCCCGGTTCAGTTGGGGAACTGCGTGCCCGCCTCGTCCGAGCGGGACGGGAGCAGACGACCGCTGGACACTCAGCACAACGGGGACCCCACAGGCGCGTGTCGCCACAGGCCGGTTCCCGTGTGCCTTCAACCACGGGGGATCACCGCCTTGCGCTCATGGCTGTCTGCTGTCGCTCCGTCCACGGCTTCCATCTCTTCGGTCCACGGCACCTCGTAGCCGAGCGAGTTGGCCGAGCCGACCGAGTTGACCGAGTCGACCGAGTCGACCGTGATGAAACCCGGTCACCCGCCTCCCCGCCGACAAGGCCAGTGAGTCCGCCCCTGCCGACAACGGCCGGGGCCGTCCGCCTTGCCTCCCTCATCCGTCGAACAGTTCAGGAGTTCCTGCATGGCCGACGCGAAAGTCCTCGAAGCACAGCAATGGGTCAACGGAACGTACGGCAGCGTGCCCGGTTATCAGAGATGCCCGGAAACCGGCACGATCGGCTGGTCCACCATGTACTCCCTCATCATGGGGCTGCAGAAAGA
The nucleotide sequence above comes from Streptomyces sp. N50. Encoded proteins:
- a CDS encoding DUF397 domain-containing protein; translated protein: MPTVPTATALAPETAWRKSTYSDGTGNNCVELAPEQAWFKSSYSDAGQNCIEAAHLTPTGIAVRDSKNPTGPALLLPATAWAPFLTHLRAPGPRD
- a CDS encoding helix-turn-helix transcriptional regulator, with the protein product MAAKRGRTGQRLELGLQLRQLRENCGLGDRGGGLTRKQAIQGTRISEAALQRIETGSLNFRNVGDLRKLLTRYGVSDEAVVESLINLNRESATQDWLTQFRGIMPAGMPGFVGLEPEARSMRVYHPTLVYGLLQTKRYAQALLELHKPVEESTSEFIRSSVELRMKRQEVLTREDPVRLRVILGEAALRYPVGGAEVMHEQFERLVTLNSWDHITIQVLPFRTGYRSTHDFAILEFGDQLPSRVQIDNAWGALSTSDKPREVDRFVRRFDSMVASALSPEDTPDFIHRLTREL
- a CDS encoding ATP-binding protein, translated to MPTPLLTPDWSMSYPMTPRSVPLARTHTRRRLTLWNWPGDIDDAVLVTSELVANAVRHGKVPGHEVWLRVAVDEEDAALTIDVSDPTPAFPVVRQAPGAENGRGLLVVSALAESLDWFLRGDIGKTVRVQLAVGLRTN
- a CDS encoding glycosyltransferase, which translates into the protein MLSVYEGFFSGGARIVHSDVVLGLVEGGQHHTVLSIHGEVHREATRQAMENDACYQQLTGAGVGVSTLGRTFGGDRDPDGTVTGGFTGPELADAARALADADVVLSLKEQPLSLLNQAGLPRRPVVVCLHRSDPEHQGAALDELKTAIADGKVVAAVCCAESTRDAYQAAGIPPEVLHVIPNGVDLFRFRPDPARRLALRASLGIPDAAPVVVFAARYATMKNIPLFLRAAHEWLRREPAGHVLMCGTGMTDDQPALSADIDTAFGADRERLAQRLHLLGVRRDMETVYAGSDVVALTSSFGEAAPLCLIEGMMCGAVPVSTDVGDSASIVAGHGIVTPPDPDAIASAWTEAVIGRAEFAQAHARSRERFSRTRMIASYAALMDGLHAGHTTSTATPPPLPEPL
- the pepN gene encoding aminopeptidase N, yielding MPGENLTRDEARERAALLSVDGYDVSLDLRSAVGDDAGEGPRTFRSVTTIRFRCAEPGAASFADLIAPAVTALSLNGKDLDPGAVFDGTRIQLEDLAAENELIVDAQAAYSRTGEGMHRFVDPEDGEVYLYTQYEPADSRRVFANFEQPDLKAPFRAEVKAPEGWTVWSNGVGELTDGVWKFAETKPISTYITAFAAGPYHYVTDSYSRTFDDGTTLEIPLGAMCRKGLAPYFDADDVFLITKQGLDFFHEHFDYPYPFGKYDQAFVPEYNLGAMENPGLVTFREEYIFRGKVTQASYSGRANTILHEMAHMWFGDLVTMEWWDDLWLKESFADFMGVFANVGATRFTDAWISFANRRKAWAYRADQLPSTHPITADIRDLQDAKLNFDGITYAKGASVLKQLVAYVGQDAFLEGARRYFKRSAYGNTRLGDLLSVLEETSGRDMASWSRSWLQTAGVNSLTPQVVLDVEGGRIAELTVLQEAAESHPELRPHRVVIGLYRMEDGRLVRYERAEVDVDGPRTVVVELAGADAPELVLVNDEDLTYAKTRFDAVSLATLRDHLGALTDPMARALCWSALWNMTRDALLLAPDFIDLVMRFGRRETDIGVLQMLHAWANSALVNYSPPWWRETGAKLLAHIALRDLRDAEPGSEQQLAWARFYASAASAPEELALLHALLDGTEKVEGLVVDQELRWAFLEPLTAHGAADEALVAAELARDDTASGKRHQVRCLAARPSAAVKAQAWAQVVESDALSNALVEATIAGFAQPSQRELLAPYTEKYFAAIERVWSERSIQIGVDVVRGLFPAFPAAEDAQATLDATDAWLTSHEGAAPALRRLVLESRDDLARALRAQAADDEGRGSGSYQG
- a CDS encoding DUF397 domain-containing protein, which produces MSTYPTASELAPEQAWFKSSYSDPGQNCIEAAHLTPTAIAIAIRDSKNPTGPALLLPATAWAPFLSHLRETESHR